In Macadamia integrifolia cultivar HAES 741 unplaced genomic scaffold, SCU_Mint_v3 scaffold1129, whole genome shotgun sequence, the following proteins share a genomic window:
- the LOC122062854 gene encoding Werner Syndrome-like exonuclease isoform X3 yields MASVYNTSQRELEVIFFEDNILATVTHSPSIVDQWLSLIQRIHSRRLHRLIVGFDVEWRPNRHRGATNPVAVLQLCVGRRCLIFQIRYSRTIPQSLTSFLNNHDYTFVGVGIRGDVNKLYQDYGLWVTRTMDLRTLAAQSLDMNELKRAGLKTLALVVLDKEVEKPHYITMSNWENFHLSDDQLPLDTST; encoded by the coding sequence ATGGCCTCCGTCTATAATACTTCTCAGCGTGAATTGGAAGTCATCTTCTTCGAAGACAACATACTCGCCACCGTAACCCACAGCCCCTCCATCGTAGACCAATGGCTCTCATTAATCCAACGCATCCATTCCCGTCGTCTACACAGACTCATCGTCGGCTTCGACGTCGAATGGCGTCCGAACAGACACCGTGGCGCAACCAATCCCGTCGCCGTTCTGCAACTATGTGTTGGGCGGAGATGCCTTATCTTCCAGATCCGCTACTCCCGGACCATCCCTCAATCTCTCACCTCTTTCCTCAACAACCATGACTACACATTCGTTGGGGTTGGAATCAGGGGAGACGTCAACAAGCTTTACCAAGATTATGGGTTGTGGGTTACTCGCACGATGGATCTCCGTACTCTCGCTGCCCAATCTCTGGATATGAATGAGCTTAAGAGAGCTGGATTGAAGACGCTGGCGTTGGTGGTTCTTGATAAAGAAGTTGAGAAACCTCACTATATTACGATGAGTAACTGGGAAAATTTCCATCTTAGCGATGATCAG